CAGACCCCTGCGGTATAGTCCTCAATCACGGTGCGGGCGATGGGCGTGATCTCCAACAAGCCTGGGTGACGCGGGCCAAGCGAGAACTCCGCCACCACCTGCGCGCCGTAGCGTATCATGAAATCTCGCCCTTTCCGGCCCACCGCGCAGACCCGTACGGGCGCCGTGGCCTCGCGAAGAAACTGGAGAGCGAGGCGCAAGACGTTCGCATTGTAGCCTCCGCATAGTCCCTTGTCCGAGGTAATGAGTACCATCCCCACTACGCGCGGCGGGTCTCTTTCGTCAAGTAGTGGATGCAGCTGTTCGTGTCCGGGTTGGGCTGCGAGGTGGCTAATGACCTCCCACGCCTTCGCCGCATAAGGGCGCGTGGCAAGGGCTTCTTCCTGGGCGTGGCGCATCTTGCTGGCAGCCACCATCTGCATAGCACGCGTCACCTGCGCGATGCTGGCGATCCCCTTGATGCGCCGACGAAGCTCGCGAACCGTTGCCATGCACGCTTCCCTTCCGCCAAAGGCTCAGAAACGGGCCGTCTCTTTGTACTCCTTGATCGCCTGGTCCAACTTCGCGCGGGTCTCGTCACTCAAGTCTTTGTCCCGCATAATGGTCGCGCCAATGTCCGGATGCACAGTGCGCATGAATTGCAAGAGCCCTTCCTCAAAGGCCCGGATCTTGTCTACCGGTACGTCGTCGGCATAGCCATTGGTCACTGCGTAGATCGCCATCACCTGCTCGTCCAATGGCACCGGAGCGTATTGCGGCTGCTTGAGGAGTTCCGTCAACCGCTGTCCGCGTTCCAATTGATCACGAGTGACCTTATCCAACTCCGAGCCAAACTGGGCAAACGCGGCCAATGCCCGATAGGAGGCGAGCTCCAGGCGAAGTTTGCCCGCCACTTTCTTCATTGCTTTGGTCTGGGCATCGCCGCCCACGCGTGAGACCGAAAGCCCGGCATTGACCGCCGGTCTGATGCCCGCATAGAACAGATCACTCTCCAAGTAGATCTGCCCGTCGGTGATGGAGATCACGTTGGTGGGGATGTAGGCGCTCACGTCGCCCGCCTGCGTCTCGATGATGGGGAGTGCCGTGAGTGAGCCGCCGCCATAGTCATTATGCATGCGCGCCGCCCGTTCCAAAAGGCGCGAGTGGAGATAGAACACGTCGCCCGGGTAGGCCTCGCGGCCAGGCGGCCGCCGCAGCAACAAGGAAATCTGGCGATAGGCCCAGGCATGTTTGGTCAGATCATCGTACACCACCAAGGCGTCGCGCCCTTGCTCCATGAACTCTTCGCCCATAGCGCACCCAGCGTAAGGGGCAAGGTACTGGAGCGCAGCCGGCTCCGAGGCGCTGGCCACCACCACAATGGTATGCCCCATGGCGCCGTACCGCTCCAGAGTTGCCACCACCTGCGCCACCTGGGCGCGCTTCTGCCCGATGGCCACGTACACACAGATGAGGTCCTTGTCCTTCTGATTGATGATGGTGTCGATGGCCAAGGCCGTCTTGCCCGTCTGCCGGTCACCGATGATGAGTTCGCGTTGCCCGCGGCCAATGGGGATCAT
The nucleotide sequence above comes from candidate division KSB1 bacterium. Encoded proteins:
- the atpG gene encoding ATP synthase F1 subunit gamma; this translates as MATVRELRRRIKGIASIAQVTRAMQMVAASKMRHAQEEALATRPYAAKAWEVISHLAAQPGHEQLHPLLDERDPPRVVGMVLITSDKGLCGGYNANVLRLALQFLREATAPVRVCAVGRKGRDFMIRYGAQVVAEFSLGPRHPGLLEITPIARTVIEDYTAGVCDQVWLVYTEFINTMTQRPAVRPLLPITPGRLRGSVLDRFLVDLPPRAAMEYIYEPSPGQLLGVILPRFVELQIYQAILEAQASEHSARMVAMRNATDSANELVDALTLQYYRARQEAITKEMLDIAGGAEALQH
- the atpA gene encoding F0F1 ATP synthase subunit alpha, with amino-acid sequence MPIHAEDITARIRREIEAFEAPLRTTTIGHVIEVGDGIARVSGLSEVMASELVQFPGGVMGIVLNLEADSVGVIIMGDYAHIEEGDEVRGTGRIASVPVGEELIGRVVNALGQPVDGKGPIRTERFRPVERIAPGVVYRQNVDTPVQTGIKAIDSMIPIGRGQRELIIGDRQTGKTALAIDTIINQKDKDLICVYVAIGQKRAQVAQVVATLERYGAMGHTIVVVASASEPAALQYLAPYAGCAMGEEFMEQGRDALVVYDDLTKHAWAYRQISLLLRRPPGREAYPGDVFYLHSRLLERAARMHNDYGGGSLTALPIIETQAGDVSAYIPTNVISITDGQIYLESDLFYAGIRPAVNAGLSVSRVGGDAQTKAMKKVAGKLRLELASYRALAAFAQFGSELDKVTRDQLERGQRLTELLKQPQYAPVPLDEQVMAIYAVTNGYADDVPVDKIRAFEEGLLQFMRTVHPDIGATIMRDKDLSDETRAKLDQAIKEYKETARF